One Bythopirellula goksoeyrii genomic window, ATGACTTCTACAGCTTCCAAAGTTGCAGGCGAACCGAATCGATGACCCGATGCGCCCACACCCACCAAACGGGCCGTCGCCCAACTTCGACTCGGGCCACCCCGGTCATTCCGGCACGCAGCCACTTTGGCGGGCTACCTTCGAATTCGGCCTCGGCAGCGAACACATTCTGACCTTGCTCGACCTGCGACTCTGCATTGATTTGCACAATCCGCATCGGGTTGGTGATTTCGGGTCGAGCCGAGACCGCAACATTCACAAGCTGGCCAATTTGAATCTCGGCGGCGGACGAGTCCGGCACCAAGATGTCGACGTCCCACCGACCCGATGGCGCGAATCGCAACAGGGGCTCGCCCAGAGAGACGATCTCACCGAGTCTCGGATTGAGTTGTCCTTCAAGAATGATTCCGTTGCTTGGTGCCCGGATGGTGGCTTCGGCTAGTTTCCGCTCGACGACTTCGAGTTGGACCTTGGCGATGTCACGGTCTGCCTGCGATTCCGCGGCTTCCGCAACATTGCCATTCGTGGATGCTTGCAGCGTAGCGATATTCGCACGTCGTAACTCAGCAAGCAGTTTGTTACGCTGAGACTCCAGCGCATCGGTGTCCATGCGAACCAGCACTTGGCCTGCGGTTACCTCCTCTCCCGGACGAACGAAGGCTTCGGCGATCGCACCTTCGAACGGAGCGGAGAGCTGCAGGTCGCCTGTCGACTGCACCGTACAAGGCACCGCAATTCGGTATTCAGTCTTTCCGAAAATCACCCATGCGGCGGCCACCAACAGCACCGCAGCAAGCACTTTTCGCCGGATGCTTCCTGGTTGGGTGAAACTCTTGGCATAGCTGCCAGTTTCTTTCAGAGCTCGTTGGACTGCGGTCTGATCCGCACGTTCCAACAGCATCAGCCCCGGCATCATCGGGGTGACCAATTCTTGTACCTTGGTAAGCAATGGTCGACTGAACGAGTTCCCCCCCGGGTTGCGAAGGCTGACGACCGCGACACATTTCTCGCCAACAAACAACGGGATCGACGCCACTGGAAAGGCACCCAGAGAGGCGTACCACTGCTTGTGCA contains:
- a CDS encoding efflux RND transporter periplasmic adaptor subunit codes for the protein MSQSTQSPPVEKASESRALTHSASDLVASLKGCTSLRSAYMTGLKYIAEKFNSPFVALRLDVDSGTVEEHVASNNSATKAWSRHCDGMMLSSRYRENSQAKFFAAKRIKQTFAVLSVPLTNQEDGSIGAMAVVVVCDRRDLASALLSELFAITAIIDLQAQASRRPSGSKQETSALSKVAAHASLNEFCFTLTNSLKSNIACDQVALGLVRGKSVKLFCVSGFDDVFPRSPGSQQIQQAMCECLDAGDVVCYQAESESDESRVTTGHHLHKQWYASLGAFPVASIPLFVGEKCVAVVSLRNPGGNSFSRPLLTKVQELVTPMMPGLMLLERADQTAVQRALKETGSYAKSFTQPGSIRRKVLAAVLLVAAAWVIFGKTEYRIAVPCTVQSTGDLQLSAPFEGAIAEAFVRPGEEVTAGQVLVRMDTDALESQRNKLLAELRRANIATLQASTNGNVAEAAESQADRDIAKVQLEVVERKLAEATIRAPSNGIILEGQLNPRLGEIVSLGEPLLRFAPSGRWDVDILVPDSSAAEIQIGQLVNVAVSARPEITNPMRIVQINAESQVEQGQNVFAAEAEFEGSPPKWLRAGMTGVARVEVGRRPVWWVWAHRVIDSVRLQLWKL